The Kroppenstedtia pulmonis genome has a segment encoding these proteins:
- a CDS encoding MGDG synthase family glycosyltransferase — protein sequence MMDRVAHFSGLTDQEWLGLRPARVERKSILFVSENFGSGHTRAAEALARGIEEADPRVQVQLVELGRELRPQVSQALLYSYLGVIQKAPKLWRKVYGRHHQRSFPRWMEWCLHQTLYSHLSEYVQQFQPRVVVSTHPFASAGIARIKKEGYPIRLCTVITDFSAHGYWVNGEVDLYLVPYEGVRDQLIEMGVNPRCIAVTGIPTDDRFWKGKKTQDARAHLQLKNMPTVLILGGGLGMGRTEDLVRMAAKWKEQLQIVVCTGRNQKLLNSLKQKEEFHHPHIHLKGYTEVMADWMDAADIILTKPGGMTCSEAIAKGKPLLLYGSIPGHEEKNSQFMVRNGLAKQVSTEEDLDCWLHQLLTDKNCLVGVREKMLHWRRQIHPSKSVQAVLDLLTPSSGY from the coding sequence ATGATGGATCGCGTGGCTCATTTTAGCGGTCTGACTGATCAGGAATGGCTTGGTCTGAGACCAGCAAGGGTTGAAAGGAAAAGCATACTGTTTGTATCTGAAAACTTCGGATCGGGTCACACCAGGGCAGCAGAGGCGCTGGCCAGGGGAATTGAGGAAGCGGATCCCCGTGTTCAGGTGCAATTAGTGGAGTTGGGACGGGAGTTACGTCCCCAGGTAAGCCAGGCACTCCTGTATTCTTATTTGGGAGTGATACAGAAAGCTCCCAAATTATGGCGAAAAGTATACGGCCGCCATCACCAGCGGTCCTTTCCGCGCTGGATGGAGTGGTGCCTGCACCAGACCCTGTATTCCCATCTGTCGGAATACGTCCAACAATTTCAGCCACGGGTAGTGGTATCCACACATCCTTTCGCCAGCGCGGGAATTGCCCGCATCAAGAAAGAAGGCTATCCGATTCGATTGTGTACAGTGATCACGGACTTTTCCGCCCACGGTTACTGGGTAAACGGGGAAGTGGATTTATATTTGGTACCCTATGAAGGAGTAAGGGATCAATTAATTGAAATGGGAGTGAATCCCCGATGTATTGCCGTTACAGGCATCCCCACAGATGATCGCTTTTGGAAAGGTAAAAAAACCCAGGATGCACGGGCCCATTTGCAACTTAAAAATATGCCCACGGTATTGATATTAGGCGGAGGATTGGGGATGGGTCGGACGGAAGATCTGGTGCGTATGGCGGCAAAATGGAAAGAACAATTGCAGATTGTCGTATGTACCGGACGGAATCAAAAGCTGTTGAACTCCCTCAAGCAGAAAGAAGAGTTTCATCATCCCCATATCCATCTGAAAGGATATACAGAGGTTATGGCTGATTGGATGGATGCTGCAGATATCATTTTGACCAAACCGGGTGGGATGACTTGCAGTGAAGCAATCGCCAAGGGGAAGCCGCTTCTTTTGTACGGCTCCATCCCTGGTCATGAAGAAAAGAACAGTCAGTTTATGGTTCGTAACGGTTTGGCGAAACAAGTGTCAACGGAGGAGGATCTGGATTGCTGGCTCCACCAATTGTTGACCGATAAAAACTGTTTGGTCGGTGTTCGGGAAAAAATGCTGCATTGGAGAAGGCAAATACATCCTTCCAAAAGTGTTCAGGCCGTTCTGGATTTGCTAACTCCCTCATCGGGCTACTGA
- a CDS encoding FecCD family ABC transporter permease — protein sequence MFQQILSHTFSRWVGLFFGLALLILCFLGSIKLGLTQIDWKSLWEAYGATDPTKEQLIVISTRFPRALIAVCVGASLAIAGAFMQALTQNPLASPGILGINAGAVLFVVLASGYLSISSYSALTWVAFLGAAISGGIVYGLSTLGRGGLTPLKLTLAGAAITAFFHTLTQGVLIINEKTLDEILYWMSGSIVGRKLDHLVDVLPFFLVAWVLALLITRPINTLVMGDSVAKGLGQRTGWVKLLTAAVVILLAGGSVAIAGPISLVGLVIPHLARSLVGSNYQWIIPYSAVLGGIFLLLADIGARYLIMPGGPIIELLSGLGSQSLSDEVPVGVITALIGVPFFIYIARRSIKE from the coding sequence ATGTTCCAGCAAATCTTGTCTCATACCTTTTCTCGATGGGTAGGACTCTTTTTTGGATTGGCTCTACTGATCCTGTGTTTTCTGGGAAGTATCAAGTTGGGATTGACCCAAATTGACTGGAAGTCTCTGTGGGAAGCCTACGGGGCGACTGACCCCACGAAGGAACAATTGATCGTGATATCCACCCGGTTCCCCAGAGCCCTTATCGCCGTCTGTGTCGGAGCCAGCCTGGCAATTGCCGGAGCTTTCATGCAAGCCTTGACTCAAAATCCCCTGGCTTCACCCGGTATTTTGGGCATTAATGCCGGGGCCGTGTTATTTGTCGTATTGGCATCTGGTTATCTTTCCATCAGTTCTTATTCTGCTCTCACTTGGGTGGCGTTTCTGGGTGCGGCAATCAGTGGGGGCATCGTTTATGGGTTGAGTACCCTGGGCCGTGGCGGGCTTACTCCCTTGAAACTGACACTGGCCGGTGCAGCCATTACTGCGTTTTTTCATACCCTTACCCAGGGAGTCCTGATTATCAATGAAAAAACCCTGGATGAAATCCTTTACTGGATGTCAGGCTCCATCGTCGGTCGAAAGTTGGACCATCTGGTGGATGTTCTTCCTTTTTTTCTGGTTGCCTGGGTACTGGCTCTCCTCATCACCCGGCCCATTAACACATTGGTGATGGGAGACAGTGTAGCCAAGGGATTGGGACAACGAACAGGATGGGTCAAACTACTGACGGCTGCCGTTGTAATCCTTTTGGCAGGAGGCTCTGTAGCCATCGCCGGCCCCATCAGTCTCGTCGGGCTAGTTATTCCTCATTTGGCCCGCTCATTGGTAGGAAGCAATTATCAATGGATCATTCCTTACTCTGCTGTTCTTGGAGGCATCTTTCTTTTACTGGCGGATATCGGCGCCCGCTACTTGATCATGCCAGGGGGACCCATCATTGAGCTCCTGTCCGGTCTGGGCTCCCAATCCCTCTCCGACGAAGTACCCGTGGGAGTCATAACGGCTTTGATCGGTGTTCCCTTTTTCATCTATATCGCCAGAAGGAGTATCAAAGAGTGA
- a CDS encoding O-antigen ligase family protein, whose translation MDSQQTSSAEKWIQFIYISILFSPILPGVALLALGLATPFFLKGKWVIKGWPEGVFLGFVCLSLISWLFNPYLLFDWIPIGLIPILFFSLYYLLTVWIKQILDWSWQQVQQIYIQFWYVGFYVAAVTILQRVGLIPTEKTPLFYVLGFYPMQQAESVRSIGTASNSNLAAAMLICLALLSIYAVSILKANWHKVGAFGAFILFCIAIWCTGSRGAWVGLVLGLLVQVWMTGNRKRAVLLFTGLVILSFVIYTNKTLIPREETLFATYDVRVRVWQNSFAIFQDNWLFGVLPLHFGELFEKMTGEYLFHAHNVFLGIAVEYGIFGLLLFVALIVVTTHRARRWRKSANTKEEKRLAGVLISLIFALLGHGMYDYPIIAPQIGLIFMLAVIVIHQQYERRCLHRPKWADKTVQE comes from the coding sequence ATGGACTCGCAACAAACGTCTTCTGCGGAAAAATGGATACAATTTATATATATATCGATTTTATTTTCTCCGATCCTTCCGGGAGTCGCATTACTTGCCCTTGGCTTGGCTACCCCCTTCTTTCTTAAGGGGAAATGGGTAATAAAAGGCTGGCCGGAAGGAGTTTTTCTGGGATTTGTCTGCTTGTCTCTCATCAGTTGGCTCTTTAATCCGTATCTTTTGTTTGACTGGATTCCCATCGGTTTGATCCCCATTTTATTTTTCAGTTTATATTATCTGTTAACAGTGTGGATCAAACAGATCCTCGACTGGTCATGGCAACAAGTCCAACAGATATATATCCAATTTTGGTATGTGGGTTTCTATGTGGCGGCGGTAACCATTTTACAGCGGGTGGGTCTGATCCCGACGGAGAAAACACCCTTGTTTTATGTATTGGGTTTTTATCCGATGCAACAAGCCGAGTCTGTTCGCAGTATAGGAACGGCCTCAAACTCCAACCTGGCTGCGGCGATGTTGATTTGTTTAGCATTGCTCAGTATTTATGCTGTATCCATTTTAAAAGCGAACTGGCATAAAGTAGGTGCATTCGGTGCTTTTATTTTGTTTTGTATTGCCATTTGGTGCACCGGTTCACGAGGGGCTTGGGTGGGATTGGTGCTGGGATTACTGGTTCAAGTATGGATGACAGGGAACCGGAAACGGGCGGTCCTTCTCTTTACAGGCCTGGTGATACTCAGCTTTGTTATCTACACCAATAAAACCCTGATTCCCAGAGAAGAGACCCTCTTTGCTACATATGATGTCAGAGTTCGGGTTTGGCAAAACTCATTTGCCATCTTTCAGGATAATTGGTTGTTTGGTGTTCTTCCCCTCCACTTTGGTGAGTTGTTTGAAAAAATGACAGGGGAATATTTGTTCCACGCCCATAATGTTTTTTTGGGGATTGCGGTTGAATACGGTATTTTTGGGTTGTTACTCTTCGTTGCCCTGATCGTAGTTACAACCCATCGGGCACGCCGATGGCGAAAGTCAGCCAACACCAAGGAAGAAAAGCGTCTTGCCGGTGTATTGATCTCCCTGATCTTTGCCCTGTTGGGACATGGTATGTATGATTATCCCATTATTGCCCCGCAGATCGGGCTGATTTTTATGCTGGCGGTTATTGTAATCCATCAGCAGTATGAACGACGTTGTCTACACCGGCCCAAGTGGGCTGATAAAACGGTGCAGGAATGA
- a CDS encoding NUDIX hydrolase — protein sequence MHLPVSIKGIVRKEDQVLLLRNERGSWELPGGRLDPGETPEECLLREVREECNLIGTVGQLVDVWVYEVLPEKQVLIVTYVCKCSDLAPFTLSDEHTEYGWFNRNEWENLPMPEGYKHSIVKMQHLCSPKT from the coding sequence GTGCATCTTCCCGTTTCCATCAAAGGGATCGTAAGGAAAGAGGATCAGGTTTTGTTGTTGCGCAATGAGAGAGGATCATGGGAATTGCCTGGAGGCAGGTTGGATCCCGGTGAGACACCTGAGGAATGCCTTCTCCGTGAGGTAAGGGAAGAGTGTAATCTGATCGGTACGGTTGGTCAACTGGTAGATGTTTGGGTTTATGAGGTACTACCGGAAAAGCAAGTTTTAATTGTTACATATGTTTGCAAATGCTCAGACCTCGCCCCCTTTACACTAAGTGATGAACATACGGAGTACGGTTGGTTTAACCGGAATGAGTGGGAGAACCTGCCTATGCCGGAAGGTTACAAACACTCCATTGTAAAGATGCAACATTTGTGCTCACCAAAAACCTAA
- a CDS encoding ABC transporter ATP-binding protein has protein sequence MNPTLKTDQLTLSYGSTPVIQDLNLAIPQGKITVLVGSNGCGKSTLLRSLARLLKPQQGRILLHGQDIAKQSTKKTARQLAILPQSPVAPEGLTVMQLAKQGRYPYQSWIQQWSREDEEMVEWALAVTQMKELAHRPVDSLSGGQRQRAWIAMTLAQGTDTILLDEPTTYLDMTHQIEVLDLLFDLNESDGRTIVMVLHDLNLACRYAHHMVAISQGAVHTQGPPEQIISEKMVQEVFQMDCKVIRDPLFGTPMCVPQGKGRKLKAQPLAALGS, from the coding sequence ATGAACCCGACTCTGAAAACCGATCAGTTAACTCTGTCCTATGGTTCAACTCCTGTCATCCAGGATCTTAATCTGGCCATCCCTCAAGGAAAAATCACGGTATTGGTAGGCAGCAATGGTTGTGGAAAATCCACCCTACTCCGGTCTCTGGCCCGTCTGTTAAAGCCACAACAAGGAAGGATCTTGCTCCATGGTCAAGATATCGCCAAACAATCCACAAAAAAAACAGCCAGACAACTGGCTATTCTTCCCCAGAGTCCTGTGGCACCTGAGGGGTTGACTGTTATGCAATTGGCCAAACAAGGCCGCTATCCGTACCAAAGCTGGATTCAACAATGGTCCCGGGAAGACGAGGAAATGGTGGAATGGGCCCTTGCTGTTACCCAGATGAAGGAGCTGGCCCATCGTCCTGTCGACTCTTTATCCGGTGGGCAGCGGCAACGGGCTTGGATTGCCATGACCTTGGCACAGGGGACGGATACCATCCTGCTAGACGAACCGACTACGTATCTGGACATGACCCATCAAATAGAGGTCCTGGATCTGCTCTTTGACTTGAATGAATCCGACGGTCGTACCATCGTCATGGTTCTCCATGATTTGAACCTGGCCTGTCGCTATGCCCATCATATGGTGGCAATTTCCCAAGGAGCCGTTCACACTCAAGGACCACCGGAACAAATCATCAGCGAAAAAATGGTTCAAGAAGTTTTTCAAATGGACTGCAAAGTTATCCGGGACCCTTTGTTTGGAACTCCCATGTGTGTTCCCCAGGGAAAAGGAAGGAAGCTGAAAGCACAACCCTTGGCTGCCTTGGGAAGCTAG
- a CDS encoding FecCD family ABC transporter permease: MRNRHFSIRLRRPSISFLIDIRALTSLVLLTFLCLIVVVLSIGTGEMNISPWNVIKSLTGFGDPGDTMIVLNLRLPRVLTALLVGISIAVSGAILQGIMRNPLASPDIIGITGGASVAAVAFLTLFSRLGVTWLPAGAFIGGACAAIMIYVLAWKKGVSPLRLVLIGVGVNSAANGLTTLLLILSPLYAANQAIVWLAGSVYASSWDTVWTLLPWFFILIPLSLILTRQLNVQQMGESIAVGLGNSLQRQRLLLVLVSVALASSAVAASGPIAFVGLMAPHIARLLTGPSFGSLLPVSGVIGGILVTVADWIGRTAFSPLDLPAGLFTAVLGAPFLIYLLYRTAKVH; encoded by the coding sequence GTGAGGAATCGACACTTCAGCATCCGACTACGCCGTCCATCCATCTCTTTCTTAATCGATATTCGTGCCCTCACTTCCCTCGTCCTGTTGACTTTTTTATGCCTGATCGTAGTGGTGTTGAGTATCGGTACCGGAGAGATGAATATCTCTCCCTGGAATGTTATCAAATCCCTGACAGGTTTCGGCGATCCTGGGGATACGATGATTGTTCTGAACCTTCGTCTTCCCCGGGTTCTGACCGCTCTGCTTGTGGGGATTTCCATCGCTGTTTCCGGAGCGATCTTACAAGGAATCATGCGTAATCCTCTGGCTTCTCCGGACATTATCGGTATTACTGGAGGCGCTTCCGTTGCCGCAGTCGCTTTTCTGACTCTGTTCAGCCGTCTTGGTGTGACATGGTTACCTGCAGGGGCTTTTATCGGCGGAGCATGTGCTGCCATTATGATTTACGTATTGGCATGGAAAAAGGGAGTCTCCCCCCTTCGCCTTGTCTTGATTGGGGTTGGAGTTAATTCCGCCGCCAACGGATTAACCACTTTACTCTTGATCCTGAGTCCTTTATATGCTGCTAACCAAGCCATCGTATGGTTGGCAGGAAGTGTGTATGCCAGTTCCTGGGATACAGTCTGGACCCTCTTACCCTGGTTTTTTATCTTGATTCCCCTGTCTCTGATATTGACTCGGCAGTTGAATGTCCAGCAAATGGGGGAATCCATCGCTGTCGGATTGGGAAATTCACTGCAACGTCAACGGCTGTTACTTGTTTTAGTCAGCGTGGCCCTGGCCAGTTCTGCTGTGGCGGCTTCCGGCCCCATCGCCTTCGTCGGTTTGATGGCGCCTCATATAGCCCGGCTGTTAACCGGTCCTTCCTTCGGCTCATTGTTGCCGGTATCCGGAGTGATAGGAGGCATCCTGGTAACAGTGGCAGACTGGATCGGCCGAACCGCTTTCAGTCCCTTGGATTTGCCTGCAGGTCTATTTACGGCTGTGTTAGGGGCACCCTTTTTAATCTATCTTCTTTACCGTACCGCTAAAGTTCACTGA
- a CDS encoding thermonuclease family protein, with protein sequence MKRFLSVGLIFLMLVLAACNNGTSEAPASSSSSSSSEDENRIPAKLIKHVDGDTTKFKVEGKEETVRYLLIDTPETVHPKKEVEPMGPEASDFVKKMLTQADRIELELDVSERDKYGRLLAYVYADGKSVQEELLKNGLARVAYVYQPNVKYVDRYREIQDAARKKEVGIWQYENYATDKGFDADAVDTNQEKKSGNEKEKFVASKNSDVYHKTDCSDVPKIKPENRIYFETEEEAKKSGRERSRTPGCWD encoded by the coding sequence TTGAAAAGGTTTTTATCCGTCGGTCTGATTTTTTTGATGTTGGTTTTGGCAGCATGTAATAACGGGACTTCAGAAGCCCCGGCTTCTTCCTCATCCTCTTCTTCTTCGGAAGACGAAAATCGTATCCCGGCGAAACTGATCAAACATGTGGATGGTGATACCACAAAGTTCAAAGTGGAAGGTAAAGAGGAGACGGTTCGATATTTGTTAATCGATACGCCTGAGACTGTACATCCCAAGAAAGAAGTAGAGCCGATGGGGCCGGAAGCGAGTGATTTTGTCAAAAAGATGCTTACTCAGGCAGATCGAATCGAGCTGGAGTTGGATGTGTCTGAGCGGGATAAATATGGTCGACTGTTGGCATATGTTTATGCAGACGGAAAGTCGGTTCAGGAAGAGTTGCTGAAAAATGGACTGGCTCGAGTGGCGTATGTGTATCAGCCCAATGTTAAGTATGTGGACCGTTACAGAGAAATACAAGATGCTGCGAGGAAAAAGGAAGTAGGGATCTGGCAGTACGAAAACTATGCTACTGATAAAGGATTTGATGCTGATGCAGTGGATACGAATCAGGAGAAAAAGTCAGGCAATGAGAAGGAAAAGTTTGTAGCAAGCAAAAACAGTGATGTTTATCACAAAACGGACTGTTCAGATGTCCCAAAGATCAAACCGGAAAATCGAATCTATTTTGAAACCGAGGAGGAGGCAAAAAAAAGCGGGAGAGAGAGAAGCCGGACTCCAGGGTGCTGGGATTAG